In one window of Cryptococcus neoformans var. neoformans JEC21 chromosome 7 sequence DNA:
- a CDS encoding L10e protein, putative, producing MGATRANKELYFEKLRALIEKYPSIFVVNIDNVSSQQCHMIRQALRGKGVVLMGKNTMVRRAIRTILPEFPQFEKLMPFVKGNIGFVFTSGDLKDVREIIISNKVAAPARAGAFAPNDVYVPAGNTGMEPGKTSFFQALGIPTKIARGTIEIVSDVQVVAAGSKVGPSEATLLNMLNISPFTYGMTVVQVYDNGAVFPSAILDIEEKTLVDQFVSGIKTVAAISLATGIPTIASVVHSLVNSYKNILNVSLATDYEFEGSAKIKEYLANPEAFAVAAAPAAAAEASSEAAPAAAKEEEKEESDDDMGFGLFD from the exons ATGGGTGCCACTCGTGCTAACAAGGAACTTTACTTCGAGAAGCTTAGGGCTCTCATCGAGAAGTACC cctccatcttcgtcgtcaaCATTGACAACGTCTCTTCCCAGCAATGTCACATGATCCGACAGGCTCTCCGTGGCAAGGGTGTTGTTCTTATGGGCAAGAACACCATGGTCCGACGTGCTATCCGAACCATCCTCCCCGAGTTCCCCCAGTTCGAGAAGCTCATGCCTTTCGTCAAGGGAAACATTGGTTTCGTCTTCACCTCTGGTGACCTCAAGGACGTCCGAgagatcatcatctctaACAAGGTCGCCGCCCCCGCCCGTGCCGGTGCCTTTGCCCCCAACGACGTCTACGTTCCTGCCGGTAACACTGGTATGGAGCCCGGAAAgacctctttcttccagGCCCTTGGTATCCCCACCAAGATTGCCCGTGGTACCATTGAAATCGTCTCTGACGTTCAGGTCGTTGCCGCCGGTAGCAAGGTCGGCCCCTCTGAGGCTACATTGTTGAACATGCTCaacatctctcccttcaCCTACGGTATGACTGTCGTCCAGGTCTACGACAACGGTGCCGTCTTCCCCTCTGCCATCCTCGATattgaggagaagacccTTGTTGACCAGTTCGTTTCTGGTATCAAGACCGTTGCCGCCATCTCTTTGGCCACTGGTATCCCCACCATTGCCTCCGTCGTGCACTCTCTTGTCAACTCTTACAAGAACATCCTCAACGTCTCTCTCGCTACCGACTACGAGTTTGAGGGTTCTGCCAAG ATCAAGGAGTACCTTGCCAACCCCGAGGCCTTTGCCGTCGCTGCTgcccccgccgccgctgctgAGGCTTCTTCCGAGGCTgcccccgccgccgccaaggaggaagagaaggaagagtctGACGACGACATG GGCTTCGGTCTCTTCGACTAA